The nucleotide window TCAAGGCGCGGATGGCAAAGCCAGTGACGACTTGCAACAAAAGATTCGCTTTGAAATGATGAAGCGTAAAGAATTTCACATCACATCCACACTCATCAACAAGATACGCTATCTGCGCGTGACCATCATGAACAAGTTGACGGATGAAAAAATCTTATCTGAAATGCTGGATGCAATTGAACAATTGGCAGTGGAGCTGGAATAGGAACTGGAATAGTTTTAGGCGTCCATATCCGGGATCAGATCGCTTTCCAGGCGAATGATCTGGTCTTTTAGCAAGAGTTTGCGTTTTTTTAAACGCCGGATCAATAGCTGATCGGAAGCCGGGTTCTCACTCAGCGCATTGATCACCTGATCAAGATCTTGATGCTCAATGCGTTTAATTTTCAAGAGTTCGATATTCTTGAAAGTTTCTGTGTCAAGTTTCCCCATGCAGTTTTCTTTCCGGATAAATACAGCTAATTTGTGAAGGGATTGATTATAAGGCCAGAAGCGCACCCAGGTCATTAAAAAACATCGAATGCTTACATTCTTCTGGTCATATATATCAGTTTGACCAGTTAGACCAAACTGCGGGCAAGGTATCGGGCAGGGTTTGTTGTACCCCGAGTTGGGCTACACCGTTACGGGGACTGTGAAAATCCGAGCCCACCGAAGCTTGCAGGTCCATGCGCAATGCAATGCCGCACAATTGTTCGATCATGTCTTTGTTGGCGCGCCCGGTGATCACTTCAATGGCATTTCCACCGACGTGTTTGAAATCACTGCATAACTGCAAGAGTTTTTTACGCGTGAGTGAGTAATGCAAAGGATGCGCTAAAACCGCTGTGCCATCGGCGGCATTAATGCGACTGATGCTCTCACGCAAATTGGGCCAGCGTGTATGCACAGCAAGTGGGCGACCTTCGCCAAGATAACGTGAAAAAGCCTGACGATACTGACTGACTTTATTCAGGTCCAACATGGCGCGCGCCAAATGGGTGCGGGTCAGTTGTCCCTGTTCGGCCAATTCTTCGGCGTGCTCGAACACATCCAGCCAGCCTTTTTTTGTCATTTTGTGTTTGATCCGAGCATTGCGTTCGGCACGCGCTTGCTGGGTCATGGCGAGTAACTCATGTAACGCCGCATGCTCGGGATCAATGTGCAAGGCAACGATGTGTACGGTCATGCCGCGTCCATCATCAGGATCGCGGGTGTTCCAGCGTGAAGAGAATTCCACCGCCGGAATTATATTTATCCCCAGGTCTTTTTTAACAACATGTTGTTTGGCCAAGTGATAACCGCCCAGTGTGTCGTGATCACTCACCGCCAAATGATGAACTCCACAAGCCATGGCGGCCTCCACCAACTCAGCTGGAGATAAACTGCCATCCGACGCCGTACTGTGGGTATGCAGATCATAGCCGGCGGTGTTTTTAGGGAACAGACTGGTTTGATTTAACATAAAATTTTATTGCACAATGTCATGTGCCAGTCCTACCGCTAAGACTTTAAGTCCGTGCAACACAATAAAACCGGTTTTGCGTGAATCTTCGAAGTTCTCACTGATCTCGGGCAAATAATCAAAGGCATAGTAGCGTTGAAAACCGATACGACCGTCGGCATTGCGTTTGGGCCAGAGTTTTTGAAACACCACGGTGCCATCGAGAAATTGTACATTTTGTTGTAGGCAAAGTTGCATGGCCACTTTATTGGCGTGCACCCGCGCTTTGGCCTGATCCCACCACAGCCAGGCCAGGGCGATGAACACCACAATATAGATCAAATACTCGAGGTTACTCTTCCACATAAGATTTTAATGCTGTTAAGACAATTTGCAGATTCAGGATAACACAGCCTGTGAATCACATGGCAGGCGGAATCTTTTTGCCTTTGGCTTGCGATTCAGGCACGATATTGGCGCGATGCTGGCGCGACTCCGGGGACATGCGTATTATAATAGACGTTTGCAATTTAACCGATTGCTTAAGCCGCAAGGTTTAATTACACATTTTTAAATGAGGTTGTTTTGATGAAAAAACTGATATTAACTCTGATCGCCAGTATTGCAATGATGACCTCTGTGCAGGCGGCAAAAATGTACGGGGTTGAGGTTGCTGAATTTGCCAGTGTGGGTGACCAGGAACTGCTATTGAATGGCGTGGGAATTCGTAAAAAAGGACCCTTTAAGGTGTATCTTGGCGCCTTGTATATTTCCGCCAAGGCCACCAATGCCAACAGCATAATCGCCGACTCCGGTTGCAAACGGGTGCAATTGCATATGTTGCGAAATCTACCAAAAAATAAAATGGTAGGCGCGATCGTTGAAGGCTTTAAGGCCAATACTGCCGATATGGCCTCAATACAGATCCGGGTGGATGAATTTATCAGCTACATGGAAAAAGTGAAAAAGGGCGATAGTATTCAATTCGATTTTGTGCCCGAGAGTGGTACCAGCATTGTGATCAACGGCAATAACAAAGGCACCATTGTGGGCAAGGATTTTTTTGATGCTTTAATGAGAGTCTGGATTGGTGAAACACCGGCGGATAAAAAACTTAAAGCGGCAATGTTAGGCAGATAAG belongs to Gammaproteobacteria bacterium and includes:
- a CDS encoding DUF465 domain-containing protein, coding for MGKLDTETFKNIELLKIKRIEHQDLDQVINALSENPASDQLLIRRLKKRKLLLKDQIIRLESDLIPDMDA
- a CDS encoding PHP domain-containing protein; this encodes MLNQTSLFPKNTAGYDLHTHSTASDGSLSPAELVEAAMACGVHHLAVSDHDTLGGYHLAKQHVVKKDLGINIIPAVEFSSRWNTRDPDDGRGMTVHIVALHIDPEHAALHELLAMTQQARAERNARIKHKMTKKGWLDVFEHAEELAEQGQLTRTHLARAMLDLNKVSQYRQAFSRYLGEGRPLAVHTRWPNLRESISRINAADGTAVLAHPLHYSLTRKKLLQLCSDFKHVGGNAIEVITGRANKDMIEQLCGIALRMDLQASVGSDFHSPRNGVAQLGVQQTLPDTLPAVWSNWSN
- a CDS encoding DUF3301 domain-containing protein, producing the protein MWKSNLEYLIYIVVFIALAWLWWDQAKARVHANKVAMQLCLQQNVQFLDGTVVFQKLWPKRNADGRIGFQRYYAFDYLPEISENFEDSRKTGFIVLHGLKVLAVGLAHDIVQ
- a CDS encoding chalcone isomerase family protein; the protein is MKKLILTLIASIAMMTSVQAAKMYGVEVAEFASVGDQELLLNGVGIRKKGPFKVYLGALYISAKATNANSIIADSGCKRVQLHMLRNLPKNKMVGAIVEGFKANTADMASIQIRVDEFISYMEKVKKGDSIQFDFVPESGTSIVINGNNKGTIVGKDFFDALMRVWIGETPADKKLKAAMLGR